A stretch of Longimicrobium sp. DNA encodes these proteins:
- a CDS encoding metal ABC transporter ATP-binding protein, translating to MSDLVTFAGVTLGYGRRVILSGLDFRISEGDFLGLVGPNGAGKTTVLRAILGTLPPLRGTVTRAPALRFGYVPQRDQVDYNFPLRVLDVVMMGRYDRIGLGRRPGAADRERALRALEHVGIADLAARPLKDLSGGQKQRTLIARALVGEPNILVLDEPTNGMDLVSTTQILGLVRELHERDGITVIMVSHALNEVANYVERIALVVEGAFRIGAVDEIMNESVLSGIYGIPVEVDSREGHRIVLARRFRPGEEARRA from the coding sequence ATGAGCGACCTGGTCACCTTCGCCGGCGTGACGCTGGGGTACGGGCGCCGCGTGATCCTCTCGGGGCTCGACTTCCGCATCTCCGAGGGCGACTTCCTGGGGCTGGTGGGGCCCAACGGGGCGGGGAAGACCACCGTGCTGCGCGCCATCCTGGGCACGCTGCCGCCGCTGCGGGGGACGGTCACCCGCGCGCCGGCCCTGCGCTTCGGCTACGTGCCGCAGCGCGACCAGGTGGACTACAACTTCCCGCTGCGGGTGCTGGACGTGGTGATGATGGGGCGCTACGACCGCATCGGCCTGGGGCGGCGCCCCGGCGCGGCCGACCGCGAGCGGGCGCTCCGCGCGCTGGAGCACGTGGGGATCGCCGACCTGGCCGCCCGCCCGCTCAAGGACCTCTCCGGCGGGCAGAAGCAGCGCACGCTGATCGCGCGGGCGCTGGTGGGCGAGCCCAACATCCTGGTGCTCGACGAGCCCACCAACGGGATGGACCTGGTGTCCACCACGCAGATCCTGGGGCTGGTGCGCGAGCTGCACGAGCGCGACGGGATCACGGTGATCATGGTGAGCCACGCGCTCAACGAGGTGGCCAACTACGTGGAGCGCATCGCGCTGGTGGTGGAGGGCGCCTTCCGCATCGGCGCGGTGGACGAGATCATGAACGAGTCGGTCCTCTCCGGCATCTACGGGATCCCGGTGGAGGTCGACTCGCGCGAGGGGCACCGCATCGTGCTGGCGCGGC
- a CDS encoding metal ABC transporter substrate-binding protein: MHASRKTAVLLAAALGLLAGPAAAQQRQLKVVTSTTDLADLAREVCGARCQVVHISEGYQDPHFVEAKPSFILQLRNADVFAFVGLDLEVGWMPLLINGARNPRIRPGGTGYVDVSRVIPVLDRARGSVDRSQGDVHAAGNPHYWLDPENGRRIARLFRDKFVQLDGEGAAVYNRNLQAFEARLNAAERAWQPQLAQIRGKPVVAWHTSWRYFAEYNGMNIVAFMEPKPGVPPSPSHLAGVIATVRRTGAKVIVMEPFYDRRTADFVAQRTGARVLVLPPSVGGVRSITDYIQLMQYDVSQLAEALR; this comes from the coding sequence ATGCACGCATCGAGGAAGACCGCCGTGCTGCTCGCGGCCGCGCTGGGGCTCCTGGCCGGCCCCGCGGCGGCGCAGCAGCGGCAGCTCAAGGTGGTGACCAGCACCACGGACCTGGCGGACCTGGCCCGGGAGGTGTGCGGCGCCCGCTGCCAGGTGGTGCACATCAGCGAGGGGTACCAGGACCCGCACTTCGTGGAGGCCAAGCCCAGCTTCATCCTCCAGCTCAGGAACGCCGACGTGTTCGCCTTCGTGGGGCTGGACCTGGAGGTGGGGTGGATGCCGCTGCTGATCAACGGCGCGCGCAACCCCAGGATCCGCCCCGGCGGCACCGGCTACGTGGACGTCTCGCGGGTGATCCCGGTGCTGGACCGCGCCCGCGGCAGCGTGGACCGCAGCCAGGGCGACGTGCACGCGGCCGGGAACCCGCACTACTGGCTGGACCCCGAGAACGGCCGGCGCATCGCCCGGCTCTTCCGCGACAAGTTCGTGCAGCTCGACGGCGAGGGCGCCGCGGTCTACAACCGCAACCTGCAGGCGTTCGAGGCGCGCCTGAACGCCGCCGAGCGCGCCTGGCAGCCGCAGCTGGCCCAGATCCGCGGCAAGCCGGTGGTGGCGTGGCACACCAGTTGGCGCTACTTCGCCGAGTACAACGGGATGAACATCGTGGCGTTCATGGAGCCCAAGCCGGGGGTGCCGCCCTCGCCCTCGCACCTGGCGGGGGTGATCGCCACGGTGCGGCGCACGGGGGCGAAGGTGATCGTGATGGAGCCGTTCTACGACCGCCGCACGGCCGACTTCGTGGCCCAGCGCACGGGCGCCCGGGTGCTGGTGCTGCCGCCCTCGGTGGGCGGGGTGCGCAGTATCACCGACTACATCCAGCTCATGCAGTACGACGTGTCGCAGCTGGCCGAAGCACTCCGATGA